From the Maioricimonas rarisocia genome, one window contains:
- a CDS encoding PAS domain-containing hybrid sensor histidine kinase/response regulator, protein MPGFLFRLFDTTGFPPRWTCGPAWGQEPWLGWIHIVADAATSLAYFSVPCVVMYFVSRRQGLRFPIIFYVFLGLIFFSCGTVHLTESLIFWWPAYRFSGIAKLVTAVVSCAGVGVLIRVLPDALQLQSPKVVEREVTDRKLAQASLESERNLLHTLMNNLPDAIYFKDREGRFLRVSRALGEKFGLENPADAVGKSDADFFSEEHVLQARRDEQKVLDTGEPMVGVVERETWPDGRETWVTTTRAPLHNREGERIGTFGISHDITEIKLAERALRASEERFELAVRGSSDGLWDWDLTSDSVYYSERFKELLGYAGNEFADDIASLREHVHPDDRHRTFEAIDQHLKDRQPFDVEYRLRTRSGDYRWFRARAQAVWNETGQPTRMAGSITDITEVKRTQNLLEHERFLLHTLLEHLPDAIYFKDAEGRFLRISQTLADWLELEHPEDAVGRTIGEFLSDDVAQQSLEEERQVMRTDRPLTGKVEQVDWRDGESIWVSTTKVPLPDEQGRIVGTIGISHDITSQKEAEERFRLVVEAAPNPMLVINRNGRIDLVNTETERSFGYTREELIGQPIELLVPETLRQQHEELRSAFMRSPVVRDKGLQRGLAGRRKDGTEFPVEVGLSPLVLGEETVVLSSVYDITERMQVETMLRTAKESAEAANRAKSDFLANMSHEIRTPMNAIIGMTDLVLDTELTPTQQDYLTTVLEAAESLLSIINEILDFSKIEAGKLELHCLAFGVREEVGDTLKSLGLRAHNKGIELAWHVHSDVPEWLNGDPIRLRQVLVNLVGNAVKFTEDGEVVVEVERNESGSEGVELHFSVRDTGIGISENKLGSIFDAFEQADASTTREYGGTGLGLAISGRIVEAMDGRIWVESVVGEGSTFHFTAVFPLASAPLDKADDFDPGELNRVPVLVVDDNDTNRRILHETLSSWGLPVQTVSAAGEALGALRDLAERHEQLPLVLSDVNMPGMDGFELTEKLRENENLQNVPVILLTSGGRMGDVARCDELGVVAHLMKPVKQSELLDAIVEAVAVPGERDEDRTVKEHSQRMQPLKILLAEDGKANRTLATRLLEKWGHRVIAAMNGQEAVESCGRETFDLVLMDVQMPVMDGLQATEAIRQAEATSGGHIPIVAMTARAMKGDRERCLEAGMDGYVAKPIRRQELFDAINAVLSEAATSGSTEDPGVAEATDAAEDSCINWDEALRTTDNDVDLLCAVIEETLDETPELLEGLRNATTQNDFAEARRMAHTIKGAGRSFGCEIVVRWGAAGETAAAEEDHERLSELLQPISRAVEQMMMELRVYLNEHQ, encoded by the coding sequence ATGCCGGGCTTCCTGTTTCGGTTGTTTGACACTACCGGGTTTCCCCCCCGCTGGACGTGCGGTCCGGCGTGGGGCCAGGAACCGTGGCTGGGGTGGATCCACATTGTCGCCGATGCGGCGACCAGTCTGGCCTATTTCTCGGTCCCGTGCGTCGTCATGTACTTCGTGTCGCGTCGTCAGGGACTTCGGTTCCCGATCATTTTCTACGTGTTTCTGGGGCTCATCTTCTTTTCGTGCGGCACGGTTCATCTGACCGAGTCTCTGATCTTCTGGTGGCCGGCCTACCGGTTCTCAGGCATCGCCAAGCTGGTAACTGCGGTCGTTTCGTGTGCCGGCGTGGGCGTTCTCATCCGCGTATTGCCCGACGCGCTGCAACTGCAGTCACCGAAGGTCGTCGAGCGAGAGGTGACTGATCGCAAGCTCGCGCAGGCGTCTCTCGAATCGGAGCGGAACCTTCTGCACACGCTGATGAACAACCTGCCGGACGCGATCTACTTCAAGGATCGGGAAGGCCGTTTCCTGAGAGTCAGTCGCGCTCTGGGAGAGAAGTTCGGTCTCGAGAATCCCGCCGACGCCGTCGGCAAGAGCGATGCCGACTTCTTCTCCGAAGAACACGTGCTGCAGGCGCGCCGCGACGAACAGAAGGTTCTGGATACCGGCGAACCGATGGTGGGCGTCGTCGAACGGGAAACGTGGCCCGATGGACGGGAGACCTGGGTCACCACCACCAGGGCCCCCCTGCACAACAGGGAAGGCGAACGGATCGGTACGTTCGGGATCTCGCACGACATTACGGAGATCAAGCTGGCCGAGCGGGCCCTGCGGGCCAGCGAGGAGCGATTCGAACTGGCGGTGCGTGGCTCCAGTGACGGACTCTGGGACTGGGATCTCACCAGTGACAGTGTCTATTACTCCGAACGATTCAAGGAGCTGCTTGGATACGCCGGCAACGAATTCGCGGACGACATCGCTTCATTGCGGGAGCATGTCCATCCTGACGATCGCCATCGCACGTTCGAGGCCATCGATCAGCACCTGAAGGATCGCCAGCCGTTCGACGTCGAATACCGGCTGCGAACGCGATCCGGCGACTACCGATGGTTCCGGGCGCGTGCGCAGGCCGTCTGGAACGAGACCGGTCAACCGACGCGGATGGCCGGCTCGATCACGGATATCACGGAGGTCAAGCGGACGCAGAACCTCCTCGAGCACGAACGTTTTCTGCTGCATACGCTGCTTGAACATCTACCGGATGCGATCTACTTCAAGGATGCCGAGGGACGATTTCTGCGCATCAGCCAGACACTAGCGGACTGGCTGGAGCTCGAGCATCCCGAAGACGCCGTCGGCCGCACCATTGGAGAGTTTCTCTCCGATGATGTGGCGCAACAGTCACTCGAGGAGGAGCGGCAGGTCATGCGGACGGATCGTCCGTTGACCGGAAAGGTGGAACAGGTCGACTGGCGGGACGGCGAGTCGATCTGGGTCTCGACCACGAAGGTACCGCTCCCCGATGAACAGGGGCGTATCGTCGGTACGATCGGGATTTCGCACGACATCACATCGCAGAAAGAAGCGGAGGAACGGTTCCGCCTGGTCGTCGAAGCCGCCCCCAATCCGATGCTGGTCATCAACCGCAATGGGCGGATCGACCTGGTCAATACGGAGACGGAACGAAGCTTCGGCTATACACGTGAGGAACTGATTGGTCAGCCGATTGAACTGCTCGTGCCCGAGACGCTGCGTCAGCAACACGAAGAACTCCGCAGCGCGTTCATGCGGTCGCCGGTGGTGCGGGACAAGGGGCTGCAGCGTGGCCTGGCCGGTCGCCGCAAGGACGGCACGGAGTTTCCGGTCGAAGTCGGCCTCAGTCCGCTGGTGCTGGGAGAGGAGACCGTCGTCCTCAGCAGTGTCTACGACATCACCGAACGGATGCAGGTCGAAACCATGCTGCGGACGGCGAAGGAGTCGGCCGAAGCGGCCAACCGCGCCAAGAGCGACTTCCTCGCGAACATGAGCCACGAGATCCGCACGCCGATGAACGCGATCATCGGCATGACCGACCTGGTCCTCGACACGGAGCTGACGCCGACGCAGCAGGATTACCTGACGACCGTGCTCGAAGCGGCCGAGTCGCTGCTCTCGATCATCAACGAGATTCTCGACTTCTCGAAGATCGAGGCAGGCAAGCTCGAACTGCACTGCCTGGCATTCGGTGTGCGCGAGGAAGTGGGCGACACGCTGAAGTCGCTCGGCCTGCGGGCCCACAACAAGGGCATCGAGCTCGCCTGGCACGTGCACTCGGACGTACCGGAATGGCTCAACGGCGATCCGATCCGGCTGCGGCAGGTTCTCGTGAATCTGGTCGGCAATGCGGTCAAGTTCACCGAGGATGGCGAAGTCGTTGTCGAGGTCGAACGGAATGAATCGGGGTCGGAGGGTGTGGAGCTTCACTTCAGCGTGCGCGACACCGGGATCGGCATTTCGGAGAACAAGCTGGGTTCGATCTTCGACGCCTTCGAACAGGCGGATGCCTCAACGACCCGGGAATACGGCGGCACGGGGCTGGGGCTGGCAATCTCGGGACGCATTGTCGAGGCGATGGACGGCCGCATCTGGGTTGAAAGTGTCGTTGGTGAGGGGAGCACGTTCCACTTTACTGCCGTCTTCCCGCTGGCCTCTGCCCCACTGGACAAGGCCGATGATTTCGACCCGGGCGAGCTGAACCGCGTCCCGGTGCTCGTCGTTGATGACAATGATACGAACCGTCGGATTCTGCATGAGACACTCTCGAGCTGGGGGCTGCCGGTGCAAACGGTCTCGGCGGCCGGCGAAGCTCTCGGTGCGCTCCGGGACCTGGCGGAGCGACACGAACAGTTGCCACTCGTTCTCAGTGACGTGAACATGCCCGGGATGGACGGCTTCGAGCTGACCGAGAAGCTGCGGGAGAACGAGAACTTGCAGAACGTTCCCGTCATTCTGTTGACGTCCGGTGGGCGGATGGGGGACGTCGCCCGTTGTGACGAACTGGGTGTCGTGGCCCATCTGATGAAACCGGTGAAGCAGTCCGAGCTTCTCGATGCTATCGTTGAAGCAGTGGCGGTCCCTGGCGAGCGGGATGAAGATCGGACAGTAAAGGAGCACTCTCAACGAATGCAGCCCCTCAAGATTCTGCTTGCCGAAGATGGCAAGGCCAACCGGACACTGGCGACCCGACTGCTCGAGAAGTGGGGGCACCGTGTGATCGCGGCGATGAACGGACAGGAAGCCGTGGAGAGTTGCGGGCGGGAAACATTCGACCTGGTGCTGATGGATGTGCAGATGCCGGTGATGGACGGCCTGCAGGCGACCGAGGCGATTCGCCAGGCCGAGGCCACGTCCGGAGGTCACATCCCGATCGTCGCGATGACTGCCCGGGCGATGAAAGGGGATCGCGAACGCTGTCTGGAAGCCGGCATGGACGGGTACGTTGCCAAGCCGATACGCCGTCAGGAACTGTTCGACGCGATCAACGCAGTGCTCAGCGAAGCGGCCACGTCGGGCAGCACGGAGGACCCGGGCGTCGCTGAGGCGACAGACGCCGCTGAAGATTCCTGTATCAACTGGGACGAGGCGCTTCGAACCACAGACAATGACGTCGACCTTCTGTGCGCAGTGATCGAAGAAACACTGGACGAAACGCCGGAGCTTCTCGAAGGCCTGAGGAATGCAACCACCCAGAACGACTTTGCAGAAGCCCGACGGATGGCGCACACAATTAAGGGAGCCGGTCGCTCATTCGGGTGCGAAATCGTGGTACGCTGGGGGGCGGCCGGAGAGACCGCTGCCGCGGAGGAAGACCACGAACGACTGAGCGAGTTGCTCCAACCGATTTCCCGTGCCGTAGAACAGATGATGATGGAACTTCGAGTTTACCTGAACGAACACCAGTGA
- a CDS encoding ATP-binding response regulator: protein MARFLVVDDSARDRRIAGGLLEKHDDWTVYYAKDGEDALPAIEEHLPDMVVTDLQMPRMNGLELVSRVREEFPLIPVILMTAQGSETIAVEALERGAASYVPKRELAHDLVETIERVLSLASEHRGSQRLLQRLTGERFILENDAELISNLVRHVRQAVVDRFLFDATGSYQVATALDEALTNAYFHGNLEVDSALKERDDNAFRDLAEERRHIPPYNSRRIHVETHYSRERVSFVVRDEGPGFDPGTVPDPTVGDNLDRASGRGLLLMRTFMDEMKFNETGNEVTLSKRTSPPEASD from the coding sequence GTGGCTCGTTTTCTCGTTGTTGACGATTCTGCCCGTGACCGCCGGATCGCCGGTGGACTGCTCGAAAAGCACGACGACTGGACCGTCTATTACGCGAAAGACGGTGAGGACGCTCTCCCTGCCATCGAAGAGCACCTGCCCGATATGGTCGTCACGGATCTGCAGATGCCGCGAATGAACGGCCTGGAGCTGGTCTCCCGCGTCCGCGAAGAGTTCCCCCTGATACCCGTGATTCTGATGACCGCGCAGGGGAGCGAGACGATTGCCGTCGAGGCGCTCGAGCGGGGAGCGGCCAGCTACGTCCCGAAACGGGAACTGGCTCACGATCTGGTGGAAACGATCGAGCGCGTCCTCTCGCTGGCGTCGGAGCACCGCGGCTCACAGCGCCTGCTCCAGCGGCTGACCGGGGAACGGTTCATCCTCGAGAATGATGCCGAGCTCATCTCGAACCTCGTGCGTCACGTTCGTCAGGCGGTCGTCGATCGGTTTCTCTTCGACGCGACCGGCTCGTATCAGGTGGCAACAGCGCTGGACGAAGCGCTCACGAACGCCTACTTCCACGGCAACCTCGAAGTGGATTCGGCCCTCAAGGAACGGGACGACAATGCCTTTCGGGATCTGGCCGAAGAACGACGACACATTCCCCCCTACAACAGTCGCCGCATCCACGTCGAAACGCATTATTCCCGGGAACGGGTTTCGTTCGTCGTTCGCGACGAGGGGCCCGGATTCGATCCCGGAACTGTCCCCGATCCGACGGTTGGCGACAACCTGGACCGGGCCAGCGGCCGCGGCCTGTTGCTGATGCGGACCTTCATGGACGAAATGAAGTTCAACGAGACCGGCAACGAAGTCACGCTATCGAAACGGACCAGTCCCCCTGAAGCGTCCGACTGA
- a CDS encoding prenyltransferase/squalene oxidase repeat-containing protein: protein MFTFSMISNRLWPLRVCAAITATLLLARLEPACSQEAPASVIAESSNLSSALPPGEWSRVEATVDHGLEWLASQQAEDGRFPSTEAAQPAVTSLAIMAFLSRGHVPDQGRYGRQISAAIDFVLSTQRRRGYFSLMPVAPPQQHLNPAQTAHYNHAIAGLMLGEVYGMTSGERSRQIESAIAKALIYHREVQTRQKSQEGDIGGWRYAYPESPNASSDMSVTGWALMFLRSARNAEFNIPRQYFDEGLDFVERCHEPDAAQQDKGVFRYRPLVSAPNENPQITLANTASAMLTLILGGRHNHPGVIDGVRWFRTNEYPRPWRTSYFYLGSYYSSQAMAQVGGDTWNHVFPQIAAAMLEEQQEDGSWPPGTGTEAKFGSVYSTSLAVLALTPAYQLLPIYQR, encoded by the coding sequence ACACTGCTGCTCGCCCGACTGGAACCGGCGTGCTCGCAGGAAGCTCCCGCGAGCGTCATTGCCGAATCGTCGAACCTCAGCTCGGCACTCCCGCCGGGTGAGTGGTCCCGCGTGGAAGCGACGGTCGATCACGGTCTGGAATGGCTGGCCTCCCAGCAGGCCGAAGATGGCCGTTTCCCGAGTACCGAAGCGGCTCAGCCTGCCGTCACGTCGCTGGCAATCATGGCCTTTCTGTCGCGCGGTCACGTTCCGGACCAGGGCCGGTACGGACGACAGATCTCGGCAGCCATCGACTTCGTCCTCTCGACACAGCGGCGCCGGGGTTACTTCTCACTGATGCCGGTCGCCCCGCCGCAGCAGCACCTCAATCCTGCGCAGACCGCCCACTACAATCACGCGATTGCGGGACTGATGCTGGGGGAAGTGTACGGAATGACCTCCGGCGAGCGGTCCCGGCAAATCGAGTCCGCCATCGCCAAGGCACTCATATACCACCGCGAAGTGCAGACCCGTCAGAAGAGCCAGGAGGGAGACATCGGAGGCTGGCGTTACGCTTATCCCGAGAGTCCCAACGCCTCATCGGACATGTCGGTAACCGGATGGGCGCTGATGTTTCTGCGGTCCGCCCGAAACGCCGAATTCAACATCCCCAGGCAGTACTTCGACGAAGGACTCGATTTTGTCGAGCGGTGCCACGAGCCCGATGCCGCCCAGCAGGACAAGGGGGTCTTCCGGTATCGTCCCCTCGTCTCGGCACCAAACGAGAATCCCCAGATCACGCTGGCGAATACGGCGTCCGCCATGCTGACCCTCATTCTCGGCGGACGACATAATCATCCGGGAGTCATCGACGGCGTCCGCTGGTTTCGCACCAACGAGTATCCCCGCCCGTGGCGGACGAGCTACTTCTACCTGGGGTCCTATTACAGCTCCCAGGCGATGGCGCAGGTCGGTGGTGATACCTGGAACCACGTCTTCCCGCAGATCGCCGCCGCCATGCTCGAAGAACAGCAGGAAGACGGCTCTTGGCCCCCCGGCACGGGGACCGAAGCAAAGTTTGGCTCGGTCTACTCCACGTCGCTGGCCGTCCTCGCGCTGACGCCCGCCTACCAGCTGCTGCCCATCTACCAGCGATAG